The window GTCGGGTGCTGTCCCCGCGATCGTTATCGGCGCGTTCGCCGCCCACTTCGTGGATCCGGATCTGCTGAAGCTCGCCTTCGGGGTCGGGCTACTGGGTCTGGGGGGGTTCCTCGTCCACTATGACGCCCCGGAAGACTGCGAACCGGGCGAGTGTGAGGGGGAATTCCTCCGGGAGAAGAACACCGGGCGCGGCTCGACCGTCGTCGAGGCGGCCGACGGCGAGCGCTTCGAGTACGACACCTGCTGGCGGCCGCCGGGTGTGAGCCTCGCCGCCGTCGGCGGGTTCATCACCGGGCTCATCAGTGCCGGGCTGCCCGAGGTCGTCACGACACAGCTCATCGTCCGCTGTCGGGTGCCGCCCCGCGTGGCGGTCGCGACCAGCGTGTTCACGCTAGCCATCGCCGCTGTCGCGGGCGCACTGGTTCACGCCCTCACCGCGACGCCGGTCTGGTGGGTCGTCGCGTGGTCGATTCCCGGGGTGCTGGTCGGGAGTGCCATCGGCTCACGGGTCGGCCGCTACATCCCGAGCGAGTTGATGGAGACCGGCCTCGGTGTGGTGTTCGCCCTCGTCGGCGGCATCGTGCTCGCGCTGGAGTTCGTCGTCTGAGGGCAGGGTC of the Haloglomus salinum genome contains:
- a CDS encoding sulfite exporter TauE/SafE family protein, translated to MKRRVLGIAAVVAGALLTVAVLAGDTEAISLSAPVLSNAPRQVTLPVIGAFPMETYLAHWWVFPVSVLFATVAIGSGVSGALFFSPFFLLALGLSPAQAIGAGLLTEVFGMGNGLRSYVKQRVVDLRTAKWLLSGAVPAIVIGAFAAHFVDPDLLKLAFGVGLLGLGGFLVHYDAPEDCEPGECEGEFLREKNTGRGSTVVEAADGERFEYDTCWRPPGVSLAAVGGFITGLISAGLPEVVTTQLIVRCRVPPRVAVATSVFTLAIAAVAGALVHALTATPVWWVVAWSIPGVLVGSAIGSRVGRYIPSELMETGLGVVFALVGGIVLALEFVV